Proteins from one Bacteroides mediterraneensis genomic window:
- the traN gene encoding conjugative transposon protein TraN — translation MKKVMTMFAFFIGIACATYAQGVSNDSTATAKAEGLKLTKEVYPQTEEDGDLYHGLTRKLMFDRMIPPHGLEVTYDKTVHILFPSAVRYVDLGSPNLIAGKADGAENVIRVKATVRNFRTETNMSVITEDGSYYSFNVKYADEPLLLNVEMKDFIHDGSTVNRPNNAQEIYLKELGSESPMLVHLIMKSLHKENKRKVKHIGCKRFGIQYLLKGIYVHNDLLYLHTEIKNQSNVPFDVDYITFKIVDKKVAKRTAIQEQVLFPLRAYNYAVRVAGKKSERTVFCLQKFTIPDGKQLVVEMNEKDGGRHQTFVVENEDLVQAETINELRVR, via the coding sequence ATCAAGAAAGTAATGACAATGTTTGCCTTTTTCATAGGCATAGCCTGTGCAACCTATGCACAGGGTGTAAGCAATGACAGTACCGCCACCGCAAAGGCAGAGGGGCTGAAACTGACGAAGGAGGTCTATCCGCAGACGGAGGAGGACGGCGACCTGTATCACGGACTGACCAGGAAACTGATGTTTGACCGCATGATACCGCCGCACGGTCTGGAGGTCACGTATGACAAGACGGTGCATATCCTGTTTCCCTCGGCAGTGCGCTATGTGGACTTGGGTTCTCCCAACCTTATAGCGGGCAAGGCTGACGGTGCGGAGAACGTCATCCGCGTAAAGGCGACGGTAAGGAACTTCCGCACGGAGACGAATATGAGCGTCATCACGGAGGACGGCTCCTACTATTCGTTCAACGTGAAATATGCCGACGAGCCGCTGCTGCTCAATGTGGAGATGAAGGACTTCATCCATGACGGCAGCACGGTGAACCGCCCGAACAACGCGCAGGAAATCTATCTGAAGGAACTGGGAAGCGAAAGCCCCATGCTGGTGCATCTTATCATGAAGTCGCTGCACAAGGAGAACAAGCGCAAGGTGAAGCACATCGGCTGCAAGCGTTTCGGCATCCAGTATCTGCTGAAAGGGATATATGTCCACAACGACCTGCTGTACCTGCACACGGAGATAAAGAACCAGAGCAACGTGCCGTTTGACGTGGACTACATCACGTTCAAGATTGTGGACAAGAAGGTGGCGAAACGCACCGCCATTCAGGAACAGGTGCTGTTTCCGCTCCGTGCGTACAACTATGCGGTACGTGTGGCCGGGAAAAAGTCCGAGCGCACGGTGTTCTGCCTGCAGAAGTTCACCATCCCCGACGGCAAGCAGCTCGTGGTGGAGATGAACGAGAAGGACGGCGGTCGTCACCAGACGTTTGTCGTGGAGAACGAGGATTTGGTACAGGCTGAAACCATCAACGAACTGCGCGTACGATGA
- a CDS encoding conjugal transfer protein TraO, translating into MKCKVLFMAMLLSVLFMGRAEAQRCLPKMRGIEMKAGMTGADGYWLGAALSSYARGGNKWVYGVEYLQTNHPYRSVNVPVAQFTAEGGFYYNFLSDVKKTVFFYAGASALAGYETVNWGERTLYDGARLNNRDGFVYGCAATLDMELYLADFIALTASVRERFLWGSSTGVCRTEYGIGIKFIIN; encoded by the coding sequence ATGAAATGCAAGGTACTGTTTATGGCAATGCTTCTGTCCGTCCTTTTTATGGGACGGGCGGAAGCCCAGCGATGCCTGCCGAAGATGCGTGGCATTGAGATGAAAGCCGGGATGACCGGGGCGGACGGCTACTGGCTGGGAGCCGCACTGTCGAGCTATGCAAGGGGCGGCAACAAATGGGTGTACGGGGTGGAATACCTGCAGACCAACCATCCGTACAGGAGCGTGAATGTTCCCGTGGCACAGTTCACGGCGGAGGGCGGTTTCTACTACAACTTCCTGTCGGATGTGAAAAAGACGGTGTTCTTCTATGCGGGGGCGTCAGCCCTTGCCGGATACGAGACGGTAAACTGGGGAGAAAGAACGCTGTATGACGGGGCAAGGCTGAACAACAGGGACGGCTTCGTCTATGGCTGCGCCGCCACACTGGACATGGAGCTGTATCTTGCGGACTTCATCGCACTGACGGCTTCGGTAAGGGAGCGTTTCCTATGGGGCAGCAGTACGGGCGTGTGCCGCACGGAGTACGGGATAGGTATAAAGTTCATCATCAACTGA
- a CDS encoding toprim domain-containing protein, whose translation MPMDIEGMKRFPIEDFLARLGHHPVQRRANAVWYRSPYREEKTPSFKVNPEKNLWYDFGAGMGGNIFALAGEFIGSGDFITQARYVAEVSGMPLPEHEPHRSSEVRQAGGQSFENVEILPLQNRALLHYLHERGIPSAIAIANCKEMRYTTHGKRYFAVAFGNGSGGYEIRNPFFKGCVPPKDVTLLPSGSTACNVHEGFMDYLSARALGIGNGEDHLVLNSVSNVARAYRHLDGYGQIKCYLDNDEAGRRTLEALGTRYGERVSDCSGIYGGCKDLNEHLQKTLAERQAQRENEKKSKSIKM comes from the coding sequence ATGCCTATGGACATAGAAGGAATGAAGCGGTTTCCGATAGAGGATTTCCTCGCACGGCTTGGGCATCATCCCGTGCAAAGGCGTGCCAATGCCGTCTGGTACCGTTCGCCTTACCGGGAGGAAAAGACACCGTCTTTCAAGGTAAACCCGGAGAAAAATCTCTGGTACGATTTCGGTGCCGGTATGGGCGGAAACATCTTCGCCCTCGCCGGGGAGTTCATCGGAAGTGGGGACTTCATCACGCAGGCGAGGTATGTGGCGGAGGTGTCGGGTATGCCGCTGCCGGAACATGAGCCACACCGGAGTTCCGAAGTGCGACAAGCTGGCGGGCAGAGCTTTGAGAATGTGGAGATACTTCCCTTGCAGAACCGGGCTTTGCTCCATTACCTGCACGAGCGTGGCATACCGTCCGCCATCGCCATAGCGAACTGTAAGGAGATGCGCTACACCACGCACGGCAAGCGGTATTTTGCCGTGGCTTTCGGTAACGGGAGCGGCGGATATGAGATACGCAATCCGTTCTTCAAGGGGTGCGTGCCACCGAAAGACGTGACCCTGCTGCCGTCCGGCTCAACCGCCTGCAACGTGCATGAGGGCTTCATGGACTACCTGTCCGCCCGTGCGCTGGGCATCGGGAACGGGGAAGACCACCTCGTGCTCAACTCTGTGTCCAATGTGGCGAGGGCATACAGGCATCTGGACGGCTACGGGCAGATAAAGTGCTATCTTGACAACGATGAAGCCGGGCGGCGGACATTGGAAGCCCTCGGCACCCGCTACGGGGAAAGAGTATCGGACTGCTCCGGCATCTATGGCGGATGCAAGGACTTGAACGAACACCTGCAAAAGACGCTTGCCGAAAGGCAGGCACAGCGTGAGAACGAAAAGAAAAGCAAATCCATTAAAATGTAA
- a CDS encoding DUF3872 domain-containing protein translates to MNMNRLNNRAKTKRNMVKSLAAFCVGLLAFGFASCDDELDVMQAYPFTVETMPVPKELAKGETAEIRCELVREGEFDGAVYTIRYFQFDGEGTLKLDNGLVFQPNDRYLLENEKFRLYYTSECDESQSLTITVEDNFGNSFEWEVEFNNDTDMDEVPSGNDTLNTVKGGVYQ, encoded by the coding sequence ATGAACATGAACAGATTGAACAATAGAGCAAAAACGAAAAGAAACATGGTGAAATCTCTGGCAGCCTTCTGTGTGGGGCTGCTCGCCTTCGGCTTCGCCTCGTGCGATGATGAGCTGGATGTCATGCAAGCCTACCCGTTCACGGTGGAAACAATGCCCGTGCCGAAGGAGCTGGCAAAGGGTGAAACGGCGGAAATCCGCTGCGAGCTGGTGCGTGAGGGCGAGTTTGACGGGGCGGTCTATACCATCCGATATTTCCAGTTTGACGGCGAAGGTACGCTGAAGCTCGACAACGGGCTGGTGTTCCAGCCCAACGACCGTTACCTGCTGGAGAACGAGAAGTTCCGCCTGTACTACACATCGGAGTGTGACGAGTCACAGAGCCTGACCATTACGGTGGAGGACAATTTCGGGAACTCTTTTGAATGGGAAGTGGAGTTCAACAACGACACGGACATGGATGAGGTTCCGTCCGGAAACGATACGCTGAATACGGTGAAAGGAGGTGTCTATCAGTAA
- a CDS encoding lysozyme, translating into MKRLFAVAVLAVAFSASLPAQGTDETAASFHDEPKAELAVELIKKYEGLHDRSDYPYYGYGHCKLPGEELSYDMTEAEAEELLRKDLAERYKLFRKYKKDALLLTVLSYNVGHGTLLGYGKRPKSRLVKKLEAGDRNIYMEYISYCHYKGRKIRSIERRRKMEFLLLYEK; encoded by the coding sequence ATGAAACGGCTGTTTGCAGTGGCAGTGCTGGCGGTTGCTTTCTCCGCCAGCCTGCCCGCGCAAGGTACGGATGAAACGGCTGCATCGTTCCACGATGAGCCGAAGGCTGAATTAGCCGTCGAGCTGATTAAGAAATACGAGGGACTCCATGACCGTTCTGATTATCCGTACTACGGTTACGGACATTGTAAACTTCCGGGAGAGGAACTGTCCTACGATATGACGGAGGCGGAAGCGGAAGAACTGCTCCGCAAGGACTTGGCAGAGCGTTATAAGTTGTTCCGCAAATATAAAAAAGATGCCCTGCTCCTGACCGTTCTTAGCTACAATGTGGGGCACGGGACTCTGCTCGGCTACGGTAAACGTCCGAAAAGCCGTCTGGTGAAAAAGTTGGAAGCGGGCGACCGGAACATTTATATGGAATACATATCCTACTGCCACTACAAGGGTCGGAAAATCCGCTCGATAGAGCGGCGACGGAAAATGGAATTTCTGCTGCTGTATGAGAAGTAA
- a CDS encoding DUF3873 domain-containing protein, translated as MTTRMTINGVSTCQTAGTEKYEKYQTTIRRKRTTLFQYDYRHTDGELFSCVRPTLEECRQLRDEWIKGKEDRL; from the coding sequence ATGACAACAAGAATGACCATCAACGGAGTGAGTACCTGCCAAACGGCAGGTACTGAGAAGTACGAAAAGTACCAAACGACTATCAGACGGAAAAGAACAACCCTTTTCCAATATGATTACCGACACACGGACGGAGAACTTTTCTCCTGCGTGAGACCGACATTGGAGGAGTGCAGACAACTGCGTGACGAATGGATAAAAGGAAAGGAGGACAGATTATGA
- a CDS encoding PcfJ domain-containing protein, with product MKPRTRIQKEVVRLSSGLPELTDKQKAYAFEHCFKHHAYRTKGGTITCSECGHRWKGGHTLAETICGCSCPHCGKELEMLDTRKRVFRDSAYYEIITTRKGYQVLRYFMVSVICKVGQKAEYSIREVVQWWIAPNGKTEVIARLRAMHTMYYDLWTEWSDMELRSNKMLKAYNIDAYKTYPAMRIIPELRRNGFKGAFHKLTPYEFFTAILTDSKKETLLKAGQTEMFRYAVISNVNLHEYWNSIKICIRNGYHIADASMWCDLVRLLRHFGKDTHCPKYVCPTDLKKAHDRLVRKREEQIERERAEQRREQLVKDEKNYLKSKGKFFGLVFTDNLILVKVIESVAEMQLEGKLMHHCVGSYHKRTDSLILSATIDGKRIETVEVSLTTFKVVQSRGVCNSNTEYHDRIISLVESNAELIRKRMSA from the coding sequence ATGAAACCGAGAACACGCATACAGAAAGAGGTAGTCCGTTTGTCAAGCGGACTGCCCGAACTGACAGACAAGCAGAAAGCATACGCTTTTGAACATTGCTTCAAGCATCATGCCTACCGCACAAAAGGCGGAACTATCACTTGTTCGGAATGTGGACATCGTTGGAAAGGCGGACACACTCTTGCGGAAACTATATGTGGCTGTAGCTGTCCCCATTGCGGAAAGGAACTTGAAATGCTTGATACCCGAAAGAGAGTTTTCAGGGACAGCGCATATTATGAAATCATTACGACCCGAAAAGGCTATCAAGTGTTGCGCTACTTTATGGTAAGTGTAATATGCAAGGTGGGACAAAAGGCAGAGTATTCCATTCGGGAGGTGGTGCAGTGGTGGATTGCCCCAAACGGAAAGACCGAGGTTATTGCCCGACTGAGAGCCATGCACACGATGTACTATGACCTTTGGACTGAATGGAGCGATATGGAATTGCGCAGCAACAAGATGCTGAAAGCATACAACATAGACGCATACAAGACTTATCCGGCAATGCGCATCATTCCCGAATTAAGGCGGAACGGCTTCAAGGGAGCATTCCACAAACTGACCCCATACGAATTTTTTACCGCCATTCTGACGGACAGCAAAAAGGAAACATTGCTTAAAGCGGGACAGACAGAAATGTTCAGATATGCCGTCATTTCAAATGTCAATTTGCATGAATATTGGAACTCCATAAAAATCTGTATCCGAAACGGCTATCATATTGCAGATGCCTCCATGTGGTGTGACCTTGTAAGACTGCTCCGACATTTCGGGAAAGACACCCACTGCCCAAAATATGTTTGTCCGACAGACTTGAAAAAGGCACATGACCGACTTGTCAGAAAACGTGAAGAACAGATTGAAAGGGAAAGAGCGGAGCAACGCAGGGAGCAGTTGGTCAAGGACGAAAAGAATTATCTGAAGTCCAAAGGCAAGTTTTTCGGACTTGTGTTTACCGACAACCTTATTCTTGTAAAGGTCATTGAGAGTGTAGCGGAAATGCAACTTGAAGGAAAACTGATGCACCATTGTGTGGGAAGCTATCACAAGAGGACAGACTCCCTTATCCTATCCGCAACCATTGACGGCAAACGCATTGAAACGGTAGAGGTTTCACTGACAACATTCAAGGTGGTACAGAGCAGAGGTGTATGTAATTCCAATACCGAATACCACGACCGCATCATCAGCCTTGTAGAGAGCAATGCCGAACTTATCCGCAAGCGGATGAGTGCTTGA
- a CDS encoding PcfK-like family protein, with translation MKTTDHFKRTIQMFLEQRAAEDELFAKRYRNPAKNIDDCVTYILNYVQKSGCNGFSDGEIYGQAIHYYDENEIEVGKPIQCQVVVNHVVELTEEEKQEARRKAVAQYQQMELQKLQNRNKPTAKKETQVQPSLFDF, from the coding sequence ATGAAGACAACAGACCATTTCAAACGAACCATACAGATGTTTTTGGAACAGAGAGCAGCGGAAGATGAACTATTCGCCAAAAGATACCGCAACCCAGCCAAGAACATAGACGATTGTGTCACATACATTCTGAACTATGTGCAGAAAAGCGGTTGCAACGGCTTTTCAGACGGAGAGATTTACGGACAAGCCATTCACTATTACGATGAAAACGAGATTGAAGTAGGCAAGCCTATACAATGTCAAGTAGTTGTAAACCATGTGGTGGAACTGACAGAAGAGGAAAAGCAGGAAGCAAGGAGAAAGGCTGTTGCTCAATATCAGCAGATGGAACTCCAAAAGCTACAGAACCGCAACAAGCCGACAGCGAAAAAAGAAACCCAAGTCCAACCCTCATTATTTGATTTTTGA
- a CDS encoding site-specific integrase, which produces MRMIFKVSFYVRSNYENKSGKSPLMIRIYLNKEMLNVGSSGIYVDKKLWCNSTSRMKGRTQEALVVNAQLDEISTSFQEIFKRHESDADLTLEKIKNFFLGKDKAKITFLEFYDDYLKELQAQVGTIKAKATYHKYSGTKRHFENFLRYKYRRKDLMPKELTHQVINDFETYLRSVANLKINTATKLLKFFKTVVRDAQKKDLITHDPFMNHHFQLEYVDRGFLTDEEIKCIMEKEFPTARLEAVRDIFIFSCFCGLAYIDVANLTQDNIVTLNGKRWIMTTRQKTKVPSNILLLDIPAMIIEKYRGRTKDGKLLPILSNQKMNSYLKEIGDVCGIKKNLTYHAARHNKNYICLNIR; this is translated from the coding sequence ATGAGAATGATTTTTAAAGTGTCGTTCTATGTACGCTCCAATTACGAGAACAAAAGTGGTAAATCTCCTTTGATGATCAGAATCTATTTAAACAAAGAAATGCTTAATGTAGGTTCATCCGGTATCTATGTGGATAAAAAATTGTGGTGTAATTCAACAAGCCGAATGAAAGGGCGTACTCAGGAGGCATTGGTTGTCAATGCTCAATTGGATGAAATATCTACATCTTTCCAGGAAATCTTTAAGCGCCATGAGAGTGATGCAGACCTTACTCTTGAAAAAATAAAGAATTTTTTTCTTGGGAAGGATAAGGCAAAAATTACCTTTCTTGAATTCTATGATGATTATTTAAAAGAACTGCAGGCGCAGGTAGGAACAATCAAAGCAAAAGCCACCTATCACAAATATTCAGGAACCAAACGTCATTTTGAGAATTTCTTGCGATATAAGTATAGACGTAAAGACTTGATGCCAAAAGAACTGACACATCAGGTTATCAATGATTTTGAAACTTATCTACGTTCTGTTGCTAATCTTAAAATCAATACTGCAACCAAATTGTTGAAGTTCTTTAAGACAGTTGTTAGGGATGCTCAAAAGAAAGACTTGATTACTCATGATCCGTTTATGAATCATCATTTCCAATTGGAATATGTTGACCGAGGTTTCCTTACAGATGAAGAAATAAAATGTATCATGGAAAAGGAATTTCCGACAGCACGACTTGAAGCTGTAAGGGACATTTTTATTTTTTCGTGCTTCTGTGGTTTGGCATACATCGATGTCGCAAATCTAACACAAGACAATATAGTCACACTTAATGGTAAACGATGGATAATGACTACACGTCAGAAGACAAAAGTCCCAAGTAATATTTTGCTGCTCGATATTCCGGCTATGATTATTGAAAAGTATAGAGGAAGAACGAAAGATGGTAAACTTCTTCCTATATTATCCAATCAGAAGATGAATAGTTACTTAAAAGAAATCGGTGATGTCTGTGGTATTAAAAAGAATTTGACTTATCATGCAGCAAGACATAATAAAAATTATATCTGTCTAAATATTAGATAA
- the pflB gene encoding formate C-acetyltransferase produces the protein MAMNFKEGRWNHEINVTDFVKTNITPYEGDASFLVGPTERTKAVWNKCLEALAEERANNGVRSLDPSTVSTITSFAPGYIDKENEVIVGLQTDEVLRRAIKPFGGIKVVEKACRENGVEVDPKVKDIFTHYRKTHNDGVFDAYTEEIRSFRSLGFLTGLPDNYARGRIIGDYRRLALYGLDRLIEAKQNDLRHLTGPMTDARIRLREEVAEQIKALKEIKIMGEQYGLELGRPALNAQEAVQWVYMAYLAAVKEQDGAAMSLGNVSSFLDIYIEYDMAHGLLDEAHAQELIDQFVIKLRMVRHLRMQAYTDIFAGDPTWVTESIGGRFNDGRTKVTKTSFRFLQTLYNLGPSPEPNLTVLWSPELPEGFKNFCAQVSIDTSSIQYENDDLMREVRNSDDYGIACCVSYQDIGRHIQFFGARCNLAKALLLAINGGRCENTGTLMVKDIPALTSDVLNFEEVLANYKKVLKEMARVYNEAMNIIHYMHDKYYYEKAQMAFVDTDPAINLAYGVAGMSIAVDSLSAIKYAKVTARRNDIGLTEGFDIEGEFPCFGNDDDRVDHLAVDLIYYFDEELKKLPVYKNAKPTLSILTITSNVMYGKKTGATPDGRAKGVAFAPGANPMHGRDKNGAIASLSSVAKLRYRDSQDGISNTFSIVPKSLGVDMENRIENLVTMMDGYFVKGAHHLNVNVLNREMLEDAMEHPEKYPQLTIRVSGYAVNFIKLSREHQLEVISRSFHERM, from the coding sequence ATGGCAATGAATTTTAAAGAAGGTCGTTGGAACCATGAAATCAACGTCACCGATTTCGTAAAGACAAACATCACGCCTTACGAAGGCGACGCTTCATTCCTGGTGGGTCCGACCGAACGCACAAAAGCTGTTTGGAACAAATGCCTGGAAGCGCTAGCCGAAGAACGTGCAAACAACGGCGTACGCTCTCTTGACCCATCTACCGTATCAACCATCACTTCTTTCGCACCTGGATACATCGACAAGGAAAATGAAGTTATTGTAGGCTTGCAAACAGACGAAGTTTTACGTCGTGCCATCAAACCTTTCGGAGGTATCAAAGTGGTAGAAAAAGCTTGCCGCGAAAACGGTGTAGAAGTTGACCCTAAAGTAAAAGACATTTTTACACATTACCGTAAAACACATAACGACGGAGTATTCGATGCATACACAGAAGAAATCCGTTCTTTCCGCTCACTGGGATTCTTGACAGGACTCCCCGACAACTATGCACGCGGACGCATCATCGGTGATTATCGTCGTCTGGCGCTTTATGGACTGGACCGTCTGATTGAAGCCAAACAAAACGACCTGCGTCACTTGACAGGCCCGATGACAGATGCCCGTATCCGCCTACGCGAAGAAGTGGCAGAACAAATCAAAGCCCTGAAGGAAATCAAGATAATGGGCGAACAATACGGCCTCGAATTAGGACGTCCGGCACTGAATGCACAAGAAGCCGTACAATGGGTATACATGGCCTACCTGGCAGCTGTAAAGGAACAAGATGGTGCAGCCATGTCATTGGGTAATGTTTCTTCCTTCCTGGATATCTATATTGAGTATGATATGGCTCACGGCCTTTTGGACGAAGCTCATGCACAGGAACTGATTGACCAGTTCGTTATCAAGTTGCGCATGGTACGTCATTTACGTATGCAAGCCTATACTGATATCTTTGCAGGCGACCCGACTTGGGTGACAGAGTCTATCGGCGGACGTTTCAATGACGGACGCACCAAAGTCACCAAGACTTCTTTCCGCTTTTTGCAGACACTCTACAACCTTGGTCCTTCACCAGAACCGAACTTGACTGTACTGTGGAGTCCGGAACTGCCGGAAGGATTTAAGAACTTCTGCGCACAGGTTTCTATCGACACGTCTTCTATACAATATGAGAATGACGATTTGATGCGTGAAGTCCGCAATTCAGACGACTATGGCATCGCTTGCTGTGTTTCTTACCAGGATATCGGCCGACACATCCAATTCTTCGGTGCACGTTGCAACCTCGCCAAAGCTTTGCTGCTGGCCATCAACGGTGGACGTTGCGAAAACACAGGAACCCTGATGGTAAAAGACATTCCGGCATTGACCAGCGACGTACTGAATTTTGAAGAAGTATTGGCCAACTATAAGAAAGTATTGAAAGAAATGGCCCGTGTATATAATGAAGCCATGAACATCATTCACTACATGCACGACAAGTACTACTACGAAAAGGCACAGATGGCATTCGTAGACACTGATCCGGCCATCAACCTGGCCTACGGTGTAGCAGGTATGTCTATCGCTGTGGATTCACTTTCTGCCATCAAATATGCCAAAGTAACCGCCCGCCGCAACGACATCGGCTTGACAGAAGGTTTCGACATTGAAGGAGAATTCCCCTGCTTCGGTAACGACGATGATCGTGTAGACCACTTGGCTGTCGACCTGATTTACTACTTCGACGAAGAATTGAAGAAATTGCCGGTCTACAAGAATGCCAAACCTACCCTGTCTATCCTGACCATTACTTCCAATGTGATGTACGGAAAGAAAACAGGTGCTACTCCCGACGGACGTGCCAAAGGCGTGGCATTTGCACCGGGGGCCAATCCGATGCATGGACGTGACAAGAACGGTGCCATTGCTTCTTTGAGCTCTGTAGCCAAATTGCGCTATCGTGATTCACAGGACGGCATCAGTAACACGTTCTCTATTGTTCCGAAGTCATTGGGAGTAGATATGGAAAACCGTATCGAAAATCTCGTTACAATGATGGACGGTTACTTTGTGAAAGGTGCACACCACTTGAACGTGAACGTTTTGAACCGGGAAATGCTGGAAGACGCAATGGAACATCCGGAAAAATATCCGCAGTTGACCATCCGCGTATCAGGTTATGCCGTGAACTTCATCAAACTGAGTCGTGAGCACCAGTTGGAAGTGATTTCACGCAGCTTCCACGAACGCATGTAA
- the pflA gene encoding pyruvate formate-lyase-activating protein, with protein sequence MIRVHSYESLGTYDGPGIRLVVFLQGCNFRCLYCANPDTIDAKGESKETAPEEILKMAVSQKPFFGKKGGITFSGGEPTFQAKALIPLFRMLKEEGIHICIDTNGGIWNEDVKELLSLADLVLLDVKEFNDTRHKVLTSRSNAQTLKTAAWLEENQKPFWLRYVLVQGYSYFKEDIEALGEHFKDYRMIERVEILPYHTLGVHKYEAMKMDYKLKDVKLNTQTQLDEAKQLFDKYFKTVYVN encoded by the coding sequence ATGATTAGAGTACATTCATACGAATCACTAGGTACATACGACGGACCAGGGATACGCCTGGTCGTATTCCTGCAAGGCTGTAACTTCCGGTGCCTGTATTGTGCCAATCCGGACACCATTGATGCCAAAGGAGAAAGTAAGGAAACAGCTCCAGAAGAAATTCTCAAAATGGCCGTAAGCCAGAAACCTTTCTTCGGGAAAAAAGGAGGTATCACTTTCAGCGGTGGAGAACCCACCTTCCAAGCTAAAGCCCTGATACCTTTGTTCCGCATGCTGAAAGAAGAGGGTATCCATATCTGCATAGATACCAATGGAGGAATCTGGAATGAAGATGTAAAAGAGCTTCTTTCACTGGCCGACCTTGTGCTGCTGGATGTCAAAGAATTCAATGATACACGCCACAAGGTCCTCACCTCCAGAAGTAATGCACAGACCTTGAAAACAGCCGCCTGGCTCGAAGAAAACCAAAAGCCTTTCTGGCTACGCTATGTGCTGGTTCAAGGTTACAGTTACTTCAAAGAAGACATCGAAGCATTGGGAGAACATTTTAAGGACTATCGCATGATAGAACGGGTAGAGATACTCCCCTACCATACCTTGGGCGTACACAAGTACGAAGCCATGAAGATGGACTATAAACTGAAAGACGTAAAACTGAATACCCAAACACAATTAGACGAAGCCAAACAACTGTTTGACAAGTACTTCAAGACCGTGTATGTAAATTAA
- a CDS encoding LUD domain-containing protein — protein sequence MSSREDILQNIRRNTRVRYEKPDLSALEQEAITYANPVAQFTKVVAEVGGRVVEVKDGEDINDLIRKLYPDAKRIASNLEEITCATFHPDEVAASADLDGTDLAVVRGRIGVCENGAVWVEQDVEQRAVYFISEALILLLDRKNLVNNMHEAYQNTDTGEYGYGVFISGPSKTADIEQALVLGAHGARELTVLLV from the coding sequence ATGAGTAGTAGAGAAGATATATTGCAGAACATCCGTCGGAATACGCGGGTGCGTTATGAGAAACCCGATTTGTCTGCCTTGGAACAGGAAGCGATAACGTATGCCAATCCGGTGGCACAGTTCACTAAAGTGGTAGCGGAAGTCGGTGGACGTGTCGTGGAGGTAAAGGACGGTGAAGATATAAATGATTTGATTCGCAAATTGTATCCGGACGCCAAACGTATTGCCTCCAATTTGGAAGAGATTACGTGTGCTACTTTCCATCCGGACGAGGTGGCTGCATCGGCAGACTTGGATGGAACCGATCTGGCCGTGGTACGTGGACGCATCGGTGTTTGTGAAAATGGAGCCGTCTGGGTGGAGCAGGATGTGGAACAGCGTGCGGTGTATTTCATTTCTGAGGCGTTGATTCTTTTGCTCGACCGGAAGAATCTGGTCAATAATATGCATGAGGCTTATCAGAATACAGATACAGGCGAATATGGTTATGGCGTATTTATTTCGGGACCTTCAAAGACTGCCGATATTGAGCAGGCGTTGGTTTTAGGAGCCCATGGAGCCCGTGAACTGACTGTGCTGCTAGTGTGA